The genome window TCGGACGGCGGAGTGAATGGAACAGTCTCGGTTGGTGTCCGTTTCAGCCGGGGGTGGTCGTCGCCGTTGTGAACTTCCTTACTGACTGCCCCGCATGCGGGGATCAAGCACATCCCTCAGCGCGTCGCCCAGCATGTTGAAGCCGAACACTGCCAGGCTGATGGCGATGCCCGGGACCGTGGCAAGCCACGGCGCCTGGAACATGAACCGCCTGCCCTCCTCCGCCAGCGTCCGTCCCCATGACGGAAGGGGCGGCGGCACGCCAAAGCCGATGAAACTTACGCTGGACTCTACGAGGATAGCCCATCCCAGATAAACGCTCACCAGCACCATGGCCGGCGCCATGATGTTGGGGAGGATGTGCTGTCCGATGATGCGCAGATGGCTGGCCCCTATTGCATGGGCCGCTTCCACGTATTGAGCTTCTCGAAGGGAGAGAACAGCGCTCCGCACCACTCGCGTGTTCCGCGGCGCCATGGCCACCGCCAGCGCGACGGCCAAATTCAGCACACTCGCTCCGAGCACGGAGAGCAAGGTCAGCATCAGCAGAATCCATGGAAACGCCATGATGGCGTCGATAATCCGGTCCAACACCATATCCAGAGCTCCCCCCATATACCCGCCCAGGACACCCAGGACAAGCGCGACCAGCGTGCCCAGCAACACCGAGCCAATTCCCAGGGACAGTGATGTGCGTGCGCCGTGGGCCGTGCGCGACCATACGTCCCGCCCTAGCTGGTCGGTGCCCAACGGATGCGTGGCGCTGGGAGGCTGCAGCCGGACGTCGGTATTGTTCTCGATGGGGTCATAGGAAGTGAGCAGCGGCGCGAAGATTGCGACGAGCACAAGCATCAGGATGAACGCTCCGCCGACGGCGCCCAGCGGCTTGCGACGACAGAAGCGCCAAAGAACAGACCAAGCCCGCGCCATTGGGCTTGCCTGCCTATGTAAACCCAGAGACGCCCTCGTGGCTGCTCCAGCGCTCACGGCCTTACCGATACCTTATGCGCGGGTCTAGATAGGCGACAGCGACATCGACCAGCAAGTTAATGCCCACCACGGGGATAGCCATGAACAGGTTGACCGCCTGGATAGCTGGGTAGTCCCGCCACAGGACCGCGCTGATAATATACGACCCGATACCAGGGATGACGAAGATCTGCTCCAGGATAACGGTGCCGCTGAGCCCCAGGACAATGTTGACGCCCACAATGGTCACGACTGGAGCCATCGCGTTGCGCAG of Dehalococcoidia bacterium contains these proteins:
- a CDS encoding ABC transporter permease; this translates as MARAWSVLWRFCRRKPLGAVGGAFILMLVLVAIFAPLLTSYDPIENNTDVRLQPPSATHPLGTDQLGRDVWSRTAHGARTSLSLGIGSVLLGTLVALVLGVLGGYMGGALDMVLDRIIDAIMAFPWILLMLTLLSVLGASVLNLAVALAVAMAPRNTRVVRSAVLSLREAQYVEAAHAIGASHLRIIGQHILPNIMAPAMVLVSVYLGWAILVESSVSFIGFGVPPPLPSWGRTLAEEGRRFMFQAPWLATVPGIAISLAVFGFNMLGDALRDVLDPRMRGSQ